In Oreochromis aureus strain Israel breed Guangdong linkage group 15, ZZ_aureus, whole genome shotgun sequence, a single genomic region encodes these proteins:
- the LOC116311566 gene encoding microtubule-associated protein RP/EB family member 3-like, which produces MAVNVHSTSMTIENLSRHDMLAWVNDSLQLTYTKIEQMCTGAAYCQFMDMLFPGCILLKKVKFNAKLEHEYIHNFKVLQAAFKRMSVDKIIPVEKLVKGKFQDNFEFLQWFKKFFDANYDGKEYDPLLTRQGQEGTPPPPNPGSMRTSPTAPKSVPTPQRQIASARRNPPVTRNGGDAELIELNQQLLDLKVTIDGLEKERDFYFGKLRDIELICQENENNPVLSKIMDILYATEEGFAPPEDDEIDEGARGEHEEY; this is translated from the exons ATGGCGGTGAATGTCCACTCCACCTCTATGACCATAGAGAACCTGAGTCGCCATGACATGTTGGCGTGGGTGAACGACTCTCTGCAGCTCACCTACACAAAGATCGAGCAGATGTGTACAG GCGCTGCTTACTGCCAGTTCATGGACATGTTGTTTCCAGGCTGCATATTACTGAAGAAAGTCAAGTTCAATGCAAAACTGGAACATGAATACATCCACAATTTCAAGGTCTTACAGGCTGCGTTCAAGAGAATGAGCGTTGACAAG atCATCCCGGTGGAGAAATTGGTGAAGGGGAAGTTCCAGGACAATTTTGAGTTCCTTCAGTGGTTTAAGAAGTTTTTCGATGCCAACTATGATGGGAAAGAATACGACCCTCTGCTGACACGGCAGGGCCAGGAAGGAACGCCGCCTCCACCTAATCCAG GCTCCATGAGAACATCTCCCACAGCACCAAAGAGTGTCCCCACCCCACAGAGGCAGATAGCATCAGCCCGCAGGAACCCTCCTGTGACGCGTAATGGAGGAGACGCTGAGCTCATAGAGCTCAACCAGCAG TTGCTCGATCTGAAGGTGACCATAGACGGGCTGGAGAAGGAGAGGGACTTCTACTTTGGGAAGCTGAGAGACATTGAACTCATCTGCCAGGAGAACGAAAACAACCCagttttgagcaaaatcatGGACATCCTGTATGCTACAGAG GAGGGATTTGCACCACCAGAAGATGATGAAATTGATGAAGGAGCACGAGGAGAACACGAGGAGTACTGa